The following coding sequences lie in one Rutidosis leptorrhynchoides isolate AG116_Rl617_1_P2 chromosome 4, CSIRO_AGI_Rlap_v1, whole genome shotgun sequence genomic window:
- the LOC139840110 gene encoding F-box/LRR-repeat protein At5g63520 has translation MSSPLPPRPYPPGIMISTIDLIGEDLLHNIFTRLPAISFASAACVNRTWNLVCDRVLCRPKLSSATSINSSLQVAVEDVVNKVLSEPIRPHFVIASVGPSFDLRQAHQLITAKLGSKVPVITNAPSGIIGRDASTNEFKEIQWEVTLEDDPGVSVALSESANRSIMLTVGFLPGIRVEAIPLLQPTEESQVFMIDKFVTDIREFSTSISGYKSPAAIIMFGDFEVGMKSVMEKLDYAMSPDTVIVGDSGCHILHNNAKSRCTTSSEEYASLAVALVFAVDRNKPAVAGETHFHAILSNGLSPIGPKYKAASVREKNNDSVTWLTARREGSRENIDGETVLNQVYDDLGERIQYPTFYIGVTKRRKCSVGLDKVKWMTSLSFHEVIGDNEEYLFVGDVGIKTGDNFRFYHSDSSTALSSVSNVSDQLRSFKQASTSAGDKREVFGGLIFTCCGRGESFFGQPNVDSSPFLENFPGATLAGQFCGGEIARGDLTPYVRESGEQKSVRCCLHVYSAVYLVMSHAPSKAI, from the exons ATGTCATCACCATTGCCGCCGAGGCCATATCCGCCGGGCATCATGATATCAACAATCGATCTCATCGGCGAAGACCTTCTTCACAACATATTCACCAGACTTCCGGCCATCTCATTTGCTTCCGCCGCTTGCGTTAACCGTACATGGAATCTCGTTTGTGATCGCGTCCTTTGCCGCCCTAAACTTTCATCAGCAACTTCCATCAATTCTTCGTTACAG GTTGCTGTTGAGGACGTGGTGAATAAAGTCTTATCTGAACCGATTCGTCCTCATTTTGTTATTGCCTCCGTTGGTCCATCGTTCGATTTGCGTCAAGCTCATCAACTA ATTACTGCAAAACTAGGCTCCAAAGTTCCAGTCATTACTAATGCTCCATCTGGAATTATTGGAAGGGATGCGTCCACCAATGAATTTAAAGAG ATTCAATGGGAAGTTACCTTGGAGGATGATCCTGGTGTTTCTGTAGCTTTATCCGAGAGTGCAAATAGATCAATAATGTTAACTGTTGGGTTTCTTCCAGGAATAAGAGTTGAAGCAATCCCACTTTTACAGCCAACCGAG gaatctcaagttttcatgattgACAAATTTGTGACGGACATTAGGGAGTTCTCTACTTCTATTTCAGGATATAAATCCCCTGCTGCCATAATAATGTTTGGT GATTTTGAAGTAGGAATGAAATCTGTTATGGAAAAGCTCG ATTATGCCATGTCTCCGGATACTGTTATTGTTGGCGATAGTGGCTGCCATATTTTACATAACAATGCTAAGTCTAGGTGCACAACATCCTCGGAAGAATACGCTTCTTTGGCTGTTGCGTTGGTATTTGCAGTTGACCGAAACAAACCTGCTG TTGCTGGTGAAACTCATTTTCACGCTATATTATCAAATGGGTTGTCACCAATTGGCCCAAAATACAAGGCGGCTTCTGTCAGAGAGAAAAATAATGATTCTGTGACTTGGCTCACTGCAAGAAGAGAAGGGTCACGAGAGAATATTGATGGTGAAACTGTATTGAATCAAGTTTATGACGAT CTAGGTGAGCGCATTCAGTACCCTACTTTTTACATTGGGGTGACAAAGAGAAGAAAATGCTCAGTTGGTCTGGACAAAGTGAAATGGATGACTTCGCTGTCATTCCACGAAGTTATTGG GGATAACGAGGAGTATTTATTTGTTGGTGATGTTGGGATTAAAACAGGCGACAACTTTCGTTTTTACCATTCAGATTCCAGCACCGCTCTATCTTCCGTTTCCAATGTCTCTGACCAATTAAGATCATTCAAACAAGCAAGTACTTCTGCTGGTGATAAGCGGGAGGTTTTTGGCGGCCTTATCTTCACTTGTTGTGGCCGTGGTGAGTCATTTTTTGGCCAACCAAATGTTGACAGCTCACCATTTCTGGAAAACTTTCCTGGTGCAACTCTTGCTGGACAGTTTTGTGGTGGAGAAATAGCACGTGGTGACCTAACTCCGTATGTTAGAGAATCTGGAGAACAAAAGTCGGTACGTTGTTGCCTGCATGTTTATAGTGCTGTCTATTTGGTAATGTCACATGCTCCATCTAAAGCGATCTAA